The sequence below is a genomic window from Vallicoccus soli.
GTCCTGCAGCAGCAGCCGGGCTCCCTGAAGGTGCCGGTGCGAGGTTCGCCCTCGAACGGGCAGTGCGGCCCGCTGCGCCGCGCAAAGGGTGCGCACGCAGTCCGCGTCGACGTCGGTCGCCACGGTCGTCGACCAGCCCGCACGCTCCAGGCCGACGTCGAGCCCTCCCGCGCCGGAGAACAAGCTCACGAGCTGAGCTTCGCCTCGCGCGCCGGCTCCCGGAGCCGCTCTGCGTGGCGTGCGCCGCGCCGACGTCGCCGGGTCCAGGGTCGCGCTCACCGACGCACCTGCGGGAGCTCGCCGCGTGCAGGGGTCCCGTGGCCGCTCCTGCCGGGGTCGTCGAGTTGCAGGCCTTGCGCGATGAGCCGACCGGCCGTCTCGGACAGCGAAAGGCGCTGGTCGCGCGCCACGTCGCGCAGCCGCGCGTCCAGCGACACCGGCAGTCGGACGAGCACGGCGCGACGCTCGCCTCTCCACTGCGGTCGGCGCCGTCGCGGCGGCGCCGACGGGTGCTCTGGGACGTCCGGGTCTGCGCGGTCGAGGGGCGCGGACGGCTTCGCGCCGACCAGGGCAGCGGCGACCTCGGTCGTGGCGGCTACTCGAGCATCGGGCAGGTGTGGCACTGCTGAATCCTGATACAGGATCGCCCCGGCGTAAGGCAGGGGCTTACCCCACGGCGTGTCGCGGCACGCGACGACCGGCTGCCCGAGGGGAACGTCCGCCTGTCCCGTCAGGCGCGCGGCGCCCCGTCGCGACGGTCAGAGACCGGTCCGGTGCCGCAGCAGCTGCTCGACGACCAGCAGCAGCGCCTGCAGGGAACTGCCGGCAGTGCTGTGGAAGGCGAGGGGCCCGTCGTCGTACTCGCTGCCGGGCCGGTACAGCCCCACGCCCCAGCCGGCGTGCTCGTCGCGGTCCCAGGACAGCGACTCCTCCTCGTCGGTGACGAGCAGGGTGTGCCCGTCGTCGAGGCGGACCTCGAGCGCGGCGTGCGAGCCGCCGGTCTGCGTGAAGGCCGTGGGCAGGCCAAGCGTGTTCAGCGCGTCGATGACGTCTCGATAGCCGTCCTGGCCCGCTCGAGCACTGCCGCCGTGGTCGAGCATCCGTAACTCCTCGTGCAGGACTGGAGCGGGCTGCGGGGCGCTGCTCGCCACCACCGAGACTTGCACGCTTCTCTGCACTCTGTCAATCTCCCGATGTAGAGGTTCTAGAGAACTGGAGTGTGGAGTGATGCGGCGGATCGAGATCGACGACGAGGTGTACGCAGCGCTCGCGGAGCATGCAGTCGGCTTCCAGCAGCCCAACGACGTGCTCCGGGCGCTCCTCGGGCTGGCGGCGGACGCGAGCCCGACGACCACGGCAGCAGCCGTCCGTTCCGGCCGGCTGGCCCCGCTGTTGGCCGTGGGCCTGCTCAAGCCAGGTGACGAGCTCGTGCACAGGCAGGTGCGCAAGGGGCAGGCCTTCACAGGGAGGGTGGAGGCCGACGGCTGGATCCGCACTGACCGCGGCCGGTACGCGGAGCCGTCACCGGCGTTGCGCGACCTCGTGGGCAGCCAGATCGACGGGTGGAGGCACTGGTGGCACCTGGCGTCCGGGAAGAGCCTGCGGCAGCTTCGCGCCGAGTCCGGAGGGCGACCACGAGGCCGTGCAGGCTGAGGACGCGACGTGCGACTGGATCACCGTGACTCTCAGGGGCCGTGGAGCGTCAGGCGACCGCGCAGAATGCAGTTCGTCCCGTCCCCGCCCGTGGCCCTTCGCCTCGCGCTCGTGCTCAGCCTCGACGTGCGGCGACGCCGGTCGTCGCCGCAGTTCTGCAACAGGCCCGGCTTCCCTCAGTTCGGGTCAAGGGGGTGCCGATGGGGTGCCGATGGGGGCGGTGATGTGGGCGTGGAGTCGGTGCTTCGGCGGCCGCGGGCTGGGCGATACGCCCAGGCGCGCTACGGGCAGCTGCGCCGGCACTGGCGCCGGCGGGTCCTGCCTCGTGTCGCGCTGGTGCTGGTCCCGCTCACGGTCGGCGTGTTGGCGTTGTCCCTGCTCGCCGAGGGTGCGTGGGCGTGGGTAGGGGCGGTGTGGTTCGGCGTCGTGCTGGGCTTCTGGTTCTACGCCGTGGACGCGGTCCCGAAGCACATTGAGAACTGGGCGAGCGGCGCGGAGGGTGAGCGGCGCACTGAGCGTGTCCTGCGTCCCCTCGAGCGCACGGGGTGGCACGTGGTGCACGACCTGAAGCATCCCGGCGCCGGGAACGTCGACCACCTGGTGCTCGGTCCCGGCGGGTTGTTCGTGTTGGACAGCAAGGTGTGGGGCGGCGTGGTCAGTGTCGACGGCACCGGCGCCACGGTGACTCCCCGCGACAACCCGGACGCGGCGTGGACAGCTCGCGGGCTGCACCGCGCCCACACCCGCACGGCGGCCGTGGTCGCACGCTGCCTGGCCGCGCGCTCGTCACGGGCGGTGCCCGCCCCGCGTTCGGTGGTCGTCGTGTGGGCGCCGTTCCCTGCGCGGGTCGTCGTCAGCGGCGCCGTCACCTACGTCGTCGGCGAGCACCTGGCCGACTGGCTGCTGGCCCACCCCCGTCAGCTGCACCGCGAGCACCTGCAGGCCCTGCAGGCCGCGGCCCGACCCGACCTCCTGACCGACCTAGCGGACGGCCCGCGCCGCGCCGCGCCAGGCGACCCGCCGGCTGCGGGGCTCGCCGGTCCTGCCGGGCCCCCCGCACCGGCTGTCCGAGCGGTGGGGGCTCCGTGATGGCGTACCCGTCGCGTCCGGTGCGCCGGGCGTTGCCGGAGTTCGCCGGCACGGCCACGTCGCGCCCGTCGCCGGAGCTGCTCGAGCGGCTGTCGAAGTTTGTGGTCGCCGAGTACGCCGCCGGCCGGTCGCTGCGCGAGATCGCCGAGCTGACGGACCGGTCCTTCTCCGCCGTGCGCAACGTCCTGGACCGCGCCGGGGTGCGCCGCCGAGGGGTGGGCGCAGTGATCGCGCGCTCGGACTCCCCGCAGGACGCCGTCTGACCCCGGCGGCACTGTCTTGCCGCGTCCGTCCCTCCTCGCCGGGCGGCTCTTCACCGGCAGTCCAGGGACGGACGGCAGCCGCCCCACCTCGTGCAGCGCAACGGGCACGACCCTGCCAGCGAGGCCTCGAGCGCGAACGTGAGCGGAGGTCCGGGCCAGCCGTAGCGCTGAGTAGGGCACTCCCGCTGACGTCGCTATCGCGCACCAACCCGTTCCTGCCGGTCGGTCCCTCCAGCGGATGGCTCCTGCACCTGTGGGGTGAGAAGCGCTCGAGCCGGTACCAGCCGGGGTGTTTATGGGTGGGCGTTCCGGAGGTCGAGAGGCGCTGTTGTGCGGCGGTGGGCGGCGGTGACGGCGCTGCGCTCTTGCTCGAGCAGGGGGGCGATGGTGTGCAGGGGCAGGTGGTCTGCGGCCTGGGCGAGGCGTACGGCGGCTTGCTGGACGCGGCGGCGGTAGGAGTGCTCGAGCACGATCCGGGCGTAGTGCTCGGCGTTGCCCAGTACCGGGGCTGCCTCGCACAGCTCGAGGAGCAGCACGGCGGTGTCCTTGCTGGCGGTGCGCGCGTTCTCGCTGCCGTGGCGGCGCAGCTGGCCCAGCACGGTGACCGGGTCCACCGGCTGGCCGCGCTCGAGCAGGATCCGCGCGGCCGCGGCGACGTGGCGGTGCTGCGGCACGGTCCAGTCTTGCTCGCCCAGCGCGTCCAGCAGAGCCCGGGCGATCACGGGGGTGGCTCGCAGCAGGCAGCCCAGCACCGCCGCCTCAG
It includes:
- a CDS encoding nuclease-related domain-containing protein, whose translation is MLVPLTVGVLALSLLAEGAWAWVGAVWFGVVLGFWFYAVDAVPKHIENWASGAEGERRTERVLRPLERTGWHVVHDLKHPGAGNVDHLVLGPGGLFVLDSKVWGGVVSVDGTGATVTPRDNPDAAWTARGLHRAHTRTAAVVARCLAARSSRAVPAPRSVVVVWAPFPARVVVSGAVTYVVGEHLADWLLAHPRQLHREHLQALQAAARPDLLTDLADGPRRAAPGDPPAAGLAGPAGPPAPAVRAVGAP
- a CDS encoding helix-turn-helix domain-containing protein, with product MAYPSRPVRRALPEFAGTATSRPSPELLERLSKFVVAEYAAGRSLREIAELTDRSFSAVRNVLDRAGVRRRGVGAVIARSDSPQDAV
- a CDS encoding DnaB-like helicase N-terminal domain-containing protein, producing MSQHEHDSNDNSPTDSRDGHGSASDRNEQGGGRAGAAAASRVTHPQQPGLEELVAPEADLVRGTVVPGDAMPREAVPAESVLGEWELLGAPWAEAAVLGCLLRATPVIARALLDALGEQDWTVPQHRHVAAAARILLERGQPVDPVTVLGQLRRHGSENARTASKDTAVLLLELCEAAPVLGNAEHYARIVLEHSYRRRVQQAAVRLAQAADHLPLHTIAPLLEQERSAVTAAHRRTTAPLDLRNAHP